The sequence AAAGGGCATTATTTGACTTTAGAACGCTAGGACCGCATAACCTGGTgtgaaatacttgttttcaaGTGCATCTGCTCTTTGTGTACAGGCTCctgttgcattttattttcagttcaccTTTGTCAAACTCCATGTTGTATCAGCTTAGCTAAATTACATGACAACTAAATTACGTGATTCTTCTGTATTATGCTTGCACTAAGCAGAAGTAAAGAAGCCTGTGGAACACAAATATTCTCCAAAATATCAATCTGTGCTTATTTAAAAGCTTGTTGTAGTACTAgaattgaggggaaaaaaagaaaattttcatatACAAAACggactgttttatttttgtgtgaaaCCAGTGTTTTAAGTtccatgtttaaaaacagacacacaGGCCTTTTAATCCTATGAAAGTTACAATGTCCAAGAAACTTATTAAATATCAAGTACAGATGATGCCTGTATAATTAACTTCATGCAGAATTATTATGACGTTTCAACAAAACTTCCTCGTATTCCTCCTGCGTCAGAAGTCCCTGAGTTATACTCTTGCTCTCTTCAAATTTGGGTAGAACCACTGCAATGTATCCCTCAGTTGATGGCTAAAAAGCAAGAGTGAAGTTAGTAGTAAAATAAAGGTTAGAAAATAAGAAGTAAGAAAGTTTCTTACCTTTTCTTGCAAAATAGCTGGATTGCtaagaatgttttcatttacttctaTCAGTCGCCCTCGTATACAACTGTAAAAGTCGTTAGAGTCAGTAAATGTGCATGGTATGTCAGGCTGGGGGGCAGAGGAAAACATCCTTACCTATAAATCGTGTACTCTTCTCCATCTGTTGAGGATATCCTGCACAGTGGGGCAAGTTCTGTTAAAAACTGAGCTCCctgcatttgaaaagaaaaaaataatgtatacatttatataataCACACTTAATTACACAGGCCTTCTAAGATACCATCAGCAACATAACGAGTTTGTAACTTGCTCAGAACAAAGCAAGGAAGTGGGATAGTTACAGGTCATTGCAAGTTATGTATTTATGATTTCCTACTGAAGAGATGACAACTGTGTGCACAAATAGAAGCTTGTAAAAGCTTACAAGTTTACTTATAACTGGTTCTTGTGGAATAACAGATTTGTAGTTTAAAGAAATTAGAATAagcaaaaagaggagaaaaatatagCTCAGTTAACTTTAGCATAAGCAGTTTTAACTACACATTTGAAAACCCACCAGGAAAAACTGAACTAGGCCATCTGCTGTCTACGTGTATTTGACAAAAACAGTAGTTTCCAAATGGCTTGGCATTTTGGTGAAAACagtttgtggtttgttttttttttttaatctattaaGGGATGTTTAAGTCCCTCTATATACCACAACAAAATGACTTAAGAGACTATTAACATTGGTCTGAGCAACACTGGAAACCACCAAAACTGTATGATCACTGTAACACCCTGGTCAGgatgttctctctctctcatcatAATTATTTAACTAGGGAGGGGCTTAGCAAGTTACCTTTGcgttttatttaaatttcaattcTAGAAAAGACAAAGTTTCAGGCAGTTTGAGAGACTAAAATGAAAGGTAACCAAATCAAAAAGACCTACCCTTTTTGACTTCCCAGAGACCTTATTCTGAAGTCTGCTACAGTTGGGACTGATTTGGTAATTAAtacttttaattgtttttccattttgaagaaGAGGGTGGGCTTCTGCCAAGGTGATGACACAGATTCTGCAAGAAGAGTTATAATTATTATGCTGTAGTTGTGAAAAGCCATGCCCTTATGTACTCAAAGCAAGCTTCAAAACTTTCTCTGCCAGTATTGGTGGGATTTAAAACCAAGACTGGGACTTCACTTGAGCTTCTAGTCGGAAATACTAGCAAGACTTTCGCTGCTGGATACTTGATCTTCCACGGTATATAGTAGAAGTTTAGTTCTTGCTGTAGTTTAGTAGGGAAGTTCAGGTGATAGTTCAGCTTACTGCAGTTGGATCACTGAGCAGGCGCCCAGTGGCCCCAACAACAGCGTGGGGGTTGCGCAAGGTAACATACAAAGCTATTTACCCGAGCTAATGATGATGAACTTACAGTAACTATTGCCTGTGGATAAGACAGAGATTTAGTTTCCTACTCAGAAAAATGTCAGCTACTGGACCACATTGAACAAGCTTTCTTCAGGGCATCTTACCTGAAGTGAGCTGTACCAAACTGAATGAGAACTGAACTCTGACCTAAAGCAACCCACAGAGAAGATGCTTCATTTTGAGCCACTAGGCTGTcatcaaaaaacagaaaacttggtAATTACACAGAACCAGAGCTTTTATCCAGCGTTGCACCCCACGCGAACACACTTGATTCACTTCTATTGGGACTGTTGAAGTAGACACTTCAAGAAGCTGAAGTAAAGCTCGGTTTGCTTTTGAAGGACGATGATGTAGCAGAAGGCAACAGTTCTGGGAATAGCCAAAGGTGAAGCTGGGGGCTATCAGTGGTCCACCTGTGAGCTGGGCTTTAGCTAAACCTGCTGCTCGCCTCGTGGCTTTTTCTAAAGGCTGAGAATTTCTTGTCACAAAACTGGGGCGCTTAAGACAaacccagctgcagagctgagccctaACTCCCCCCCTATTTTAGGGCCGCTCTTAATGCACGAAGCCCACAGCTGCAGCGCCGGAGCTCCGCAGGGTCCGGGCGAGCAGCTCCCACAAGGGGGAGCCGGATCCCGGTGAACAGGGGCACGGCGGTCCCGGGAAGCTCCGCAGCAGCGCAGAGGAACCAGAAACGCCGCTTCCTCTTGACCCTGGCGGCTTCCTGCGaagaggacgaggaggaggaggaggatgtgcGAGCTGGCACCTCGCCATTAGAGCTGAGACCTCGCAGTGCAATTCAGAAAGGGCTTTTGCGATGCTAAGAGGCACCAAACCGAGCCACGGTTTGCCATTATAAGGGCCAAGAGGATGTTTTACCGAGCACCCACACCCAGAAAGCCGAGCTCCCACAgccgcctgctgctgctgctgctgctgagggggaGCCCGGAGCCCGGCGCCACTCGCCTGTTGGAGTGCTGCAGCACGCAGAAGTCCTCGCACGGCCGCCCCTTCACGTCTGCAAGAGGCCACAAAGAGGGGTGGGTGAGGCGGCGGGCCCgctgccccggccccttccttccctccctccgtCCCCGCGCACCTGGCTTGTACCAGCGGGTGAAGTAccgcgccgccccgccgccgcccgcccgccccgccgccatctCGCCGCCCGCCGGGCGCAGGCGTggggcggccccgccccgcTGCCACAAAGCCCGCAGCGGGAGGAGGGGGCGAGGCCCCGGCACGGAGCGGCTGggggagccccagccctggaggtgctcagggccaggctggatggggctttgggcagcctgatctagtgggaggtgtccctgcccacggcagagGGGTGGAACTACGCGatcttgaaggtcccttccaacccacgCCGTTCTCTGTgaaaaaaactgagaaaacagcaCTTCGTTCAGtggtttattctttttttagcACACAGCGATACAATAGAGTGTGTAATGACCATCATATGCACTAAAACCGTACTTTAAGTAAAAATACACTTCATGGAAACAGCTTTTCAGCCGCCCCCCTGTGGCAA comes from Aythya fuligula isolate bAytFul2 chromosome 2, bAytFul2.pri, whole genome shotgun sequence and encodes:
- the ABITRAM gene encoding protein Abitram, with translation MAAGRAGGGGAARYFTRWYKPDVKGRPCEDFCVLQHSNRICVITLAEAHPLLQNGKTIKSINYQISPNCSRLQNKVSGKSKRGAQFLTELAPLCRISSTDGEEYTIYSCIRGRLIEVNENILSNPAILQEKPSTEGYIAVVLPKFEESKSITQGLLTQEEYEEVLLKRHNNSA